The Elusimicrobiales bacterium genome contains a region encoding:
- a CDS encoding CoA-binding protein — translation MKEVIAIAGVSRNEAKFGFRIFRDLIASGYCVFGLNPAGGEVLGRKIFRSLDELPEKPDTLMTVVPPEITEKLVEDCKRLGIGKVWMQPGSESRSAIDSAKAAGMEVVANACFMVEKRIW, via the coding sequence ATGAAGGAAGTCATAGCCATAGCCGGCGTTTCGCGCAACGAGGCCAAGTTCGGCTTCCGCATATTCCGCGACCTTATCGCCTCCGGCTATTGCGTTTTCGGGCTGAACCCCGCCGGCGGGGAGGTTCTTGGCCGAAAAATATTCCGCAGCCTGGACGAGTTGCCCGAAAAGCCCGATACTCTGATGACGGTCGTTCCCCCCGAAATCACCGAAAAGCTGGTGGAGGATTGCAAGCGGCTGGGCATCGGAAAAGTCTGGATGCAGCCCGGCTCCGAATCCCGCTCCGCCATAGACAGCGCCAAAGCCGCCGGCATGGAAGTTGTTGCCAACGCCTGTTTTATGGTGGAAAAAAGAATTTGGTAG
- a CDS encoding YbaB/EbfC family nucleoid-associated protein, which yields MLDKIKELMQLKSKMEEMKKQLDAETVEAASGDGLVHVKMNGSQRVTEVKINSAGAQPQALEQAVRETVNRAIELSMQLAAKKMGAVAGLNFPGA from the coding sequence ATGCTTGACAAAATCAAGGAGCTGATGCAGCTCAAGTCCAAGATGGAAGAGATGAAAAAACAGCTTGACGCCGAAACCGTGGAGGCCGCCAGCGGCGACGGGCTTGTGCACGTGAAGATGAACGGCTCGCAGAGGGTGACCGAGGTTAAGATAAACTCCGCCGGCGCGCAGCCGCAGGCGCTGGAGCAGGCCGTCCGGGAAACCGTGAACCGCGCCATAGAGTTGTCCATGCAGCTTGCCGCCAAAAAAATGGGCGCGGTGGCGGGGCTGAATTTCCCCGGCGCATGA
- a CDS encoding fused ferrous iron transport protein A/B, giving the protein MPSAVPCKTGNATLASLRDGASAKVTAIAGGEFMRKRLSAMGIYEGRQIRKISSAPGGAAVVEAAGCQVALGRRICEHVSVEPRPFPVLLTGNPNVGKSVVFSRLTGIGAISSNYPGTTVEYLHGSARLGGEQCRITDVPGAYSLEASCKAEEVACRMLEGAEDSVFIHVVDSTSLERNLFFALEILSLKRPVIILLNKWDIARMRGITIDADALSKMLGAPCVPFVAVSGEGLPELEKQAASAMRGELAPPSAVPPSSDEKWKLIGEISRRAQHIAHRHPSALEKMASLSILPATGIPIALLVLAASFYFVRLVGEGLVDYVLGPAYYHLYLPLLQLLEPSHYNMAVKLLFGAPGEPLSGFGVLTSGVYVAFVPVLAYVLAFYAALGFLEDTGYIPRLAVLLDAVLHKIGLHGYASVPVLLGLGCKVPGILATRVLETRREKIIALSLTLLAAPCMPQSAMIISLLAPRGFGYVLAVFGTLLLTGALAGYALNKIMKGAEPELFVEIPAWQWPNPRVYGSKLWLRFKNYIVEAAPMIMAGIAVIALAQWSGLADRLASVFKGPVSLCLGLPPDTASPILLGFLRKDVSIALLVPFELSSWQIVTASVFLAGYMPCAASLAALSNEVGVKDTFKIAALNFAAAFAVASLLHFISLLWRLHA; this is encoded by the coding sequence ATGCCTTCTGCCGTGCCCTGTAAAACCGGGAATGCCACTTTAGCCTCTCTGCGGGACGGGGCGAGCGCCAAAGTTACCGCCATAGCGGGCGGAGAGTTCATGCGCAAGCGGCTTTCCGCCATGGGGATTTACGAGGGGCGGCAAATCCGCAAAATATCCTCGGCTCCGGGCGGGGCGGCGGTGGTGGAGGCGGCGGGCTGCCAGGTCGCGCTTGGCCGCAGGATATGCGAGCATGTCTCCGTGGAGCCGCGCCCCTTTCCCGTTCTTCTGACCGGAAACCCGAACGTGGGCAAAAGCGTGGTGTTTTCGCGGCTGACCGGCATAGGCGCGATAAGCTCCAACTATCCCGGAACCACGGTGGAATATCTGCACGGCTCGGCCAGGCTGGGGGGAGAGCAGTGCCGCATAACCGACGTTCCCGGCGCCTACAGCCTTGAAGCCTCCTGCAAGGCCGAGGAAGTGGCCTGCCGGATGCTTGAAGGCGCCGAAGATTCGGTATTCATCCACGTGGTGGATTCCACCAGCCTTGAGCGGAACCTGTTTTTCGCGCTGGAGATACTGTCGCTGAAGCGGCCCGTCATAATACTGCTAAACAAGTGGGACATTGCCAGGATGCGGGGCATCACCATAGACGCGGACGCCCTTTCAAAAATGCTGGGCGCGCCCTGCGTGCCTTTCGTGGCGGTAAGCGGCGAGGGTTTGCCCGAGCTGGAAAAACAGGCCGCCTCCGCCATGCGCGGCGAGCTTGCCCCCCCCTCCGCCGTTCCCCCATCCTCTGACGAGAAATGGAAGCTGATAGGCGAAATCAGCCGCCGCGCCCAGCATATCGCGCACAGGCATCCCTCCGCGCTGGAGAAAATGGCCTCGCTTTCCATTCTGCCGGCCACCGGCATACCCATAGCGCTGCTTGTGCTGGCGGCGTCATTTTATTTTGTGCGCCTTGTCGGGGAGGGGCTCGTTGATTATGTTCTGGGGCCGGCTTATTACCATTTGTATCTGCCTTTGCTGCAACTGCTGGAACCGTCGCATTACAACATGGCCGTCAAGCTGCTTTTCGGCGCTCCGGGCGAGCCGCTGAGCGGTTTCGGCGTGCTGACCTCCGGCGTGTATGTGGCTTTCGTGCCGGTGCTGGCCTATGTGCTGGCGTTTTACGCCGCGCTGGGATTTCTGGAGGACACCGGCTATATCCCCCGCCTTGCCGTGCTGCTGGACGCCGTGCTGCACAAAATCGGGCTGCACGGCTACGCCTCCGTGCCGGTGCTGCTGGGGCTTGGCTGCAAGGTGCCCGGCATTCTGGCCACCCGCGTGCTGGAGACCCGGCGCGAGAAAATCATAGCCCTCAGCCTTACTTTGCTGGCCGCGCCGTGCATGCCGCAGAGCGCGATGATAATTTCACTGCTTGCGCCGCGCGGTTTCGGCTATGTGCTGGCTGTTTTCGGCACGCTTTTGCTGACAGGCGCGCTGGCCGGCTACGCGCTCAACAAAATAATGAAGGGCGCGGAGCCGGAATTGTTCGTGGAAATCCCGGCCTGGCAGTGGCCCAATCCGCGGGTGTACGGCTCCAAGCTGTGGCTGCGCTTTAAAAATTATATCGTAGAGGCCGCGCCCATGATAATGGCCGGCATTGCCGTCATCGCGCTGGCGCAGTGGTCCGGGCTGGCGGACCGGCTGGCGTCGGTTTTTAAGGGGCCTGTGTCGCTGTGCCTGGGCCTGCCGCCGGACACCGCCTCGCCGATTTTGCTGGGCTTTCTGCGAAAAGACGTTTCCATCGCGCTGCTGGTCCCGTTTGAACTGTCGTCATGGCAGATAGTTACGGCGTCGGTTTTCCTGGCCGGCTACATGCCCTGCGCCGCCTCGCTTGCCGCGCTCTCAAACGAGGTCGGGGTGAAGGATACTTTCAAAATTGCCGCGCTTAATTTCGCGGCGGCGTTTGCCGTCGCGTCGCTGCTGCATTTCATATCCCTGCTGTGGAGGTTGCATGCTTGA
- a CDS encoding manganese efflux pump: MPVLEILLIAVALSMDAAAVAAAAGAAEGSFRVKRALEMAAYFGGFQAAMPALGWLAGAAAAQHMAAFAGMAAAALLAAVGAKMICAAVSGEETGKLPLPALALATSVDAFAVGAGFSLLSVPLLAPCMVIGAVTFLLTLSAFYAGIRLGKMIGGKAEAAGGIVLVIIAISLIK, from the coding sequence ATGCCTGTTCTTGAAATTCTTCTGATAGCGGTTGCCTTGTCCATGGACGCGGCGGCAGTGGCAGCCGCAGCCGGCGCGGCGGAAGGTTCTTTCCGCGTAAAACGCGCCCTGGAGATGGCTGCGTATTTTGGCGGCTTCCAGGCGGCCATGCCCGCGCTGGGCTGGCTTGCCGGAGCGGCCGCGGCGCAGCACATGGCGGCATTCGCCGGCATGGCGGCGGCAGCGCTTCTGGCCGCGGTGGGCGCCAAAATGATATGCGCCGCCGTAAGCGGAGAGGAAACCGGCAAGCTCCCGCTGCCCGCGCTGGCGCTGGCCACCAGCGTGGACGCGTTCGCTGTGGGGGCGGGGTTTTCGCTGCTTTCCGTGCCGCTTCTTGCGCCGTGCATGGTCATCGGCGCGGTTACATTCCTGCTGACGCTGTCCGCGTTTTACGCGGGCATACGGCTTGGGAAAATGATAGGCGGGAAAGCCGAGGCGGCGGGGGGAATTGTTCTTGTCATCATCGCCATAAGCCTAATCAAATAA
- a CDS encoding TlpA disulfide reductase family protein produces the protein MRKLTIAALSLGCLSVPAFCAQGEAPVAVSSAAVAPAQAPAPEKPAYVKKDTYFSLNGYDGVNVDLASYAGKPVLVMFFTSYCPYCKFAAPVMQHISETYGPKGLAVLGISTENAPEKARDFAQKYKLSFPIVVGGKPVSVAYKAHGVPNFYLLDSSHDVAGKWLGYDDGDEKTFSAAIEKVLSPAKKS, from the coding sequence ATGAGAAAACTCACAATTGCCGCGTTGTCGTTAGGCTGTCTGTCGGTTCCCGCTTTTTGCGCGCAGGGGGAAGCGCCGGTGGCGGTGTCATCCGCCGCAGTTGCGCCCGCGCAGGCGCCCGCGCCGGAAAAACCGGCTTATGTCAAAAAGGACACCTATTTTTCGCTTAACGGCTACGACGGCGTGAATGTGGACCTTGCCAGCTATGCCGGCAAGCCGGTGCTGGTGATGTTTTTCACCTCCTACTGCCCGTATTGCAAGTTTGCCGCTCCGGTGATGCAGCATATCAGCGAAACCTACGGCCCGAAGGGGCTGGCGGTGCTGGGCATTTCCACGGAAAATGCGCCGGAAAAAGCGCGCGACTTTGCCCAGAAATACAAATTGTCGTTTCCTATAGTGGTCGGCGGCAAGCCGGTTTCCGTTGCCTACAAGGCGCACGGCGTGCCGAATTTCTATCTGCTGGACAGTTCACACGATGTGGCCGGCAAATGGCTGGGATACGACGACGGCGACGAGAAAACGTTTTCCGCCGCGATAGAGAAGGTTCTTTCTCCGGCAAAGAAATCCTGA
- a CDS encoding 4Fe-4S binding protein, with translation MAYKINAEACINCGACEPACPVQAITESNEKRVIDAAKCIDCGACSGTCPVQAIAQ, from the coding sequence ATGGCCTACAAAATCAATGCCGAAGCATGCATCAACTGCGGCGCGTGCGAACCCGCCTGCCCCGTGCAGGCGATAACAGAGAGCAACGAAAAACGCGTCATAGACGCCGCCAAGTGCATAGACTGCGGAGCCTGCTCCGGCACCTGCCCGGTTCAGGCAATAGCGCAGTAG
- a CDS encoding peptide chain release factor-like protein, which produces MEFPAGAAVQPQKLAALRALVARLGIDLPAVEEKFAAGGGHGGQKTNRSRNCVQLKYRGISVRCRRERSLSLNRFLALRELAERIEMQISPQTSQKLQDREKIRKSKLRRRARRDNP; this is translated from the coding sequence ATGGAGTTTCCCGCCGGCGCGGCGGTTCAGCCTCAAAAACTGGCCGCGCTGCGCGCCCTCGTCGCCCGGCTGGGCATAGACCTGCCCGCCGTGGAGGAGAAGTTCGCCGCCGGCGGGGGGCATGGCGGGCAAAAAACCAACCGCTCGCGCAACTGCGTCCAGCTGAAATACCGGGGAATTTCCGTGCGCTGCCGGAGGGAACGATCCCTCTCGCTCAACAGATTCCTGGCATTGCGCGAACTGGCGGAAAGAATTGAAATGCAAATCTCGCCCCAAACTTCCCAAAAACTTCAGGACAGGGAGAAAATCCGTAAATCCAAGCTGCGCCGCCGCGCGCGCAGGGATAACCCGTGA
- a CDS encoding aminoacetone oxidase family FAD-binding enzyme → MITDVLVAGAGASGLFCALHAARGGASVIVREAGPAAGRKILASGNGRCNLTNLNVSAEHYHGGRELARAALANFGGKNARDFFETLGVMTVEEDGGRIFPRAGRSGAVLTPLLCAATEAGARIELNGKITAIRREGGIYKAFDGAGGRIEARNVVLACGSAAASGLGGGMSGYSLAESFGHAIIPPSPALVPLRSGEKGLRRLAGIRVHAALCAKRDGRTLCSAAGETLFTDYGLSGPAALNLSAGCAAELQSGPLGCEMNLFPDMEQRKFMDFFSARAKMFASRPMKHFFAGMLHETVANLIMDIAGIDRNSPAGEHAGKAAALCQRWEFTLSGTRPMSEAMAAAGGVKSSEINPDTMESRLARGLFITGELLEPVGESGGCNLHLAWATGRLAGLACASGARARQQNGRQ, encoded by the coding sequence GTGATTACAGACGTCCTTGTGGCGGGCGCGGGCGCCAGCGGCCTGTTCTGCGCGCTGCACGCGGCAAGAGGCGGCGCCTCCGTAATCGTCCGGGAGGCGGGTCCGGCGGCGGGGCGTAAAATCCTTGCCAGCGGCAACGGACGCTGCAATCTGACAAACCTCAACGTCTCTGCGGAACATTATCACGGCGGCAGGGAACTGGCGCGGGCCGCGCTTGCAAACTTCGGCGGCAAAAACGCCAGGGACTTCTTTGAAACCCTGGGCGTCATGACCGTGGAGGAGGACGGGGGCAGGATATTCCCCCGCGCCGGCAGGTCCGGCGCGGTGCTTACGCCCCTTCTGTGCGCCGCGACGGAAGCCGGCGCCAGAATAGAGCTTAACGGAAAAATAACGGCCATACGGCGCGAAGGCGGAATCTACAAAGCCTTTGACGGCGCAGGGGGCCGCATTGAAGCGCGCAACGTAGTGCTGGCCTGCGGTTCCGCCGCGGCATCCGGGCTTGGCGGCGGAATGTCCGGGTATTCTCTGGCGGAAAGCTTCGGCCACGCCATAATCCCGCCGTCGCCCGCGCTTGTGCCGCTGCGCTCCGGCGAGAAAGGGCTGCGCCGGCTGGCGGGGATACGGGTCCATGCCGCGCTTTGCGCAAAACGCGACGGGCGGACTTTATGTTCCGCGGCAGGCGAAACCCTGTTTACGGATTACGGCCTGTCCGGGCCGGCGGCGCTGAACCTGTCCGCCGGCTGCGCTGCGGAACTGCAATCCGGCCCGCTGGGCTGCGAAATGAATCTGTTCCCGGATATGGAGCAGCGCAAATTCATGGATTTTTTCTCCGCGCGGGCGAAAATGTTCGCCTCAAGGCCGATGAAGCATTTTTTCGCCGGGATGCTGCATGAAACAGTCGCCAACCTTATAATGGACATAGCCGGAATAGACCGCAACTCGCCCGCGGGCGAACACGCGGGAAAAGCCGCCGCGCTCTGCCAGCGCTGGGAATTCACCCTTTCAGGCACAAGACCCATGTCGGAAGCCATGGCGGCGGCGGGGGGGGTGAAGTCCTCGGAAATCAACCCGGATACGATGGAATCCAGGCTGGCGCGCGGATTGTTTATAACGGGCGAGTTGCTGGAGCCTGTAGGCGAAAGCGGGGGCTGCAACCTCCACCTGGCATGGGCCACGGGAAGGCTGGCGGGCCTGGCCTGCGCGTCCGGCGCGCGCGCGCGGCAACAGAATGGTCGGCAGTAG
- a CDS encoding protein kinase, giving the protein MTLLKAMERTAAVTKCLCAMAAAWCLAAPAMAELPNAPHKTFRVQGGSPSGMALSPDGNFTLVADRSPVLRVFSVKTGGMVRKFTSNGDIRIALWSPDGRTVAGAGSGRIWLWNYASGKIVRHLGGQKSDLNAAAFSPDGKMLACAGEDRTLRVYRLSDGMEAAVITSGAAPLVAAIFSADGKHLADAGADNRVRLFRVSDWALQNTFETAARVSHAAISADGSYIAAVGADGKIYAFNTVSGATAQLGTRDRTASAAAFSPSGRYLAGVGTSAGIRLWDMQTFQLAATLQGGKGDAVSVAWNRDGSGLAALSADGSVNLWKLSLLDIPGAAPQKSLSPPTPQQKADAKSGAYPERGYDESPKGRVTRLFSGMLSARMLMLILVSAGLIFTLMATMTDMFLHPEKVFEEKSSRYEPPSELQRAPGGFVFPKHTEKKPKQEAESAAAESSNVLSQLGKARASAQPPAHSAGPEFFTNPPLMVESPKPEPAPEPQITALPARQIMQPPPPPSLETQQPPPPAAAESEPRPLIVPERGKQPDAAPPPPAPPAKTETEKPSDMVSGKYRLLREVGRGGMAIVYEAVDIQLDKKFALKKMKEGSSLSERERKRFIEEARITAKLRHPNIVDIYSINEEGADIYLVFEFVDGKTLENLLTRYRHIPAKQCVAISNHILSALDYAHSKGVVHRDLKPSNIMVADDGFVRVMDFGIAQLARLATATRAGADISGTLAYMAPEQHLGKYDSRADIFAFGATLYEMATGRLTFPGPDFLSQKREAHYKKPSQVTQMPQALEDLIVACLHPDKAMRPASAQEVQARLRDLKL; this is encoded by the coding sequence ATGACACTTCTGAAGGCGATGGAAAGAACAGCCGCTGTCACAAAATGCCTTTGCGCTATGGCCGCCGCATGGTGCCTGGCCGCGCCCGCCATGGCGGAACTGCCGAACGCTCCGCACAAAACATTCCGCGTCCAGGGCGGCTCGCCGTCAGGCATGGCATTATCCCCGGACGGCAATTTCACCCTCGTGGCGGACCGTTCTCCGGTGCTGCGGGTGTTTTCGGTGAAAACCGGCGGCATGGTCCGCAAATTCACCTCCAACGGCGACATTCGCATTGCTCTGTGGTCGCCGGACGGACGTACTGTCGCGGGCGCGGGTTCAGGACGAATATGGCTGTGGAATTACGCTTCCGGCAAGATTGTCAGACACCTTGGCGGACAGAAGAGCGACTTGAACGCGGCGGCATTCTCACCCGACGGCAAAATGCTGGCCTGCGCCGGCGAAGACAGGACTCTGAGAGTATATCGCCTGTCAGACGGTATGGAGGCGGCGGTAATAACCTCCGGCGCCGCGCCGCTGGTTGCCGCGATATTCTCCGCGGACGGCAAACATCTCGCAGACGCGGGCGCCGACAACCGCGTCCGCCTTTTCCGTGTTTCGGACTGGGCGCTGCAAAACACTTTTGAAACCGCGGCCCGCGTAAGCCACGCTGCCATATCGGCTGACGGCAGCTATATAGCCGCCGTCGGCGCGGACGGTAAAATTTACGCATTCAACACCGTCAGCGGCGCAACAGCCCAGCTGGGCACCCGCGACAGAACGGCAAGCGCGGCGGCGTTCTCCCCTTCAGGCCGGTATCTGGCCGGAGTGGGAACGAGCGCCGGAATCCGTCTGTGGGACATGCAGACCTTCCAGCTGGCTGCCACATTGCAGGGCGGAAAGGGCGACGCGGTGTCGGTCGCGTGGAACAGGGACGGCTCCGGCCTGGCCGCGCTTTCGGCGGACGGTTCCGTCAATCTGTGGAAACTTAGCCTTCTTGACATCCCCGGCGCCGCACCGCAAAAAAGCTTGTCTCCGCCGACGCCCCAGCAGAAAGCCGATGCAAAAAGCGGGGCATACCCGGAACGCGGATACGACGAATCACCCAAAGGCCGAGTAACCAGGCTTTTTTCGGGAATGCTGTCCGCGCGGATGCTTATGCTGATACTTGTATCCGCAGGACTGATATTCACCCTGATGGCCACAATGACGGACATGTTCCTGCACCCGGAAAAAGTATTTGAGGAAAAGTCGTCGCGTTACGAGCCCCCTTCGGAGCTTCAACGCGCACCCGGCGGTTTCGTTTTTCCGAAACACACGGAAAAAAAGCCAAAGCAGGAGGCGGAATCCGCCGCTGCGGAGAGTTCCAATGTACTGTCTCAGCTTGGCAAGGCACGCGCCTCCGCCCAGCCGCCAGCGCACAGCGCGGGGCCGGAGTTTTTCACAAATCCGCCGCTGATGGTGGAATCCCCCAAGCCCGAGCCGGCGCCCGAACCGCAGATAACGGCACTCCCCGCTCGCCAGATAATGCAGCCGCCACCTCCACCATCTCTGGAAACGCAGCAACCGCCGCCGCCCGCTGCGGCGGAAAGCGAGCCGCGCCCCCTTATCGTGCCGGAACGCGGCAAGCAGCCGGACGCCGCGCCCCCGCCGCCGGCCCCGCCGGCGAAAACAGAAACGGAAAAACCCTCCGACATGGTGTCCGGCAAATACCGTCTGCTACGCGAGGTCGGGCGCGGCGGCATGGCCATAGTCTACGAGGCGGTTGACATACAACTGGACAAAAAATTCGCGCTCAAAAAAATGAAGGAGGGCTCCTCGCTCAGCGAACGCGAACGCAAACGTTTCATAGAGGAAGCCCGCATCACCGCCAAGCTGCGCCATCCCAACATAGTGGATATTTACTCCATCAACGAGGAAGGCGCGGATATTTATCTGGTCTTTGAATTTGTGGACGGCAAAACGCTGGAGAACCTGCTGACCCGCTACCGGCACATACCGGCAAAGCAGTGTGTGGCGATATCAAACCACATACTGTCCGCGCTGGATTACGCGCATTCAAAAGGCGTGGTGCACAGGGACCTCAAGCCTTCCAACATAATGGTCGCAGACGACGGTTTTGTGCGCGTCATGGATTTCGGAATAGCCCAGCTGGCCCGCCTGGCCACCGCCACCCGCGCCGGAGCCGACATATCCGGCACGCTGGCCTACATGGCGCCGGAGCAGCACCTGGGCAAATATGACAGCCGCGCGGATATTTTCGCTTTCGGCGCCACCCTCTACGAAATGGCCACCGGAAGACTTACTTTCCCGGGGCCGGATTTCCTCTCGCAAAAGCGCGAGGCGCATTACAAAAAGCCCTCCCAGGTGACGCAGATGCCGCAGGCCCTGGAAGACCTTATAGTCGCCTGCCTGCACCCGGACAAGGCAATGCGCCCCGCCAGCGCGCAGGAAGTGCAGGCCCGCCTCCGGGACCTCAAACTCTGA
- a CDS encoding WD40 repeat domain-containing protein, with protein MAAARAAAAAVLALFIPGAQASEVESAQRQPPPYSRTFETGGWTNSVAWSPDGHMFCAASSDGFARVWDKDGNLLKTGALGEASCAVFSPDGKYLAAGGAGGVFLYRLPSMEAAGELSPRKTIIKSLAWSPDGKYLAAASLDGSVTLAGFPALKKLCAADAHEGGAAAVSFSPDGKLLASAGYDRTVKLWRLPDMQPERTLRGFNGNVNAAVFSPDGKFLAAAADDRSIRIWRAKDWKNILAEEKAHKDALNAAAWSPDGKLIATAGDDGFVRLWLAEDMTRVRTIKNYNLSALSLAFSPDGTQLSAGYLLGTARIWNWKRETAVITARKAFINTGKDKLSLRLGERITLQWDENPTGRIVYAETDSARGRVKRKLLGFSDRFAPVIRIISKTREGRRLRIKGVVYDDCAVSDVTIAGRDAEWASGKAAYADYSDAFPFTAEIALPRSGPAPLISAQDYAGHRSSLALTDAPAEHWAPQVAEIKAARPAPLMSAVDSEAKVVRMVPAGEPLLAVGYRKNWYRLDDGLWISADAVTGR; from the coding sequence ATGGCTGCGGCGCGCGCCGCGGCGGCGGCTGTTCTGGCTCTCTTTATACCCGGCGCGCAAGCCTCTGAGGTGGAATCTGCGCAGCGCCAGCCTCCCCCTTACTCCCGCACCTTTGAAACCGGCGGCTGGACCAATTCCGTGGCCTGGTCGCCGGACGGGCATATGTTTTGCGCGGCATCATCCGACGGGTTCGCCCGGGTATGGGACAAGGACGGCAATCTGCTCAAAACCGGCGCGCTGGGCGAGGCTTCGTGCGCGGTTTTCTCCCCGGACGGGAAATATCTGGCCGCCGGCGGCGCGGGCGGTGTTTTTCTGTACCGCCTGCCCTCAATGGAAGCGGCGGGGGAGCTCTCCCCGCGGAAAACCATCATCAAGTCGCTGGCCTGGTCGCCGGACGGGAAATACCTGGCCGCGGCCTCGCTTGACGGCTCCGTAACCCTGGCCGGATTTCCCGCGTTGAAAAAGCTCTGCGCCGCCGACGCGCACGAGGGGGGGGCGGCTGCCGTTTCGTTTTCTCCGGACGGGAAACTGCTGGCCAGCGCCGGATACGACAGGACGGTGAAGCTCTGGCGCCTGCCGGATATGCAGCCGGAGCGGACGCTGCGCGGCTTCAACGGCAATGTAAACGCCGCCGTATTCTCCCCAGACGGCAAATTCCTGGCCGCTGCTGCCGACGACAGGTCTATACGGATATGGCGCGCAAAGGACTGGAAAAACATCCTCGCGGAAGAAAAAGCCCACAAAGACGCGCTTAACGCCGCCGCCTGGTCCCCGGACGGAAAACTTATCGCCACCGCGGGGGACGACGGCTTTGTCCGGCTATGGCTGGCAGAAGATATGACGCGGGTGCGCACCATAAAAAACTACAACCTAAGCGCGCTTTCGCTGGCCTTCTCGCCTGACGGGACGCAGTTGTCCGCGGGATATTTGCTTGGCACAGCCAGGATATGGAACTGGAAGCGAGAAACAGCGGTTATAACTGCGCGCAAGGCCTTCATTAACACCGGCAAGGACAAGCTGTCGCTGCGCCTTGGCGAGAGAATCACCCTGCAATGGGACGAAAACCCCACCGGCAGAATCGTCTACGCCGAAACAGACTCCGCGCGCGGACGGGTCAAACGGAAGCTGCTCGGGTTTTCGGACAGGTTCGCCCCGGTGATACGAATAATCTCCAAAACCCGCGAGGGCCGGCGGCTGCGCATAAAAGGCGTGGTCTACGACGACTGCGCCGTTTCCGACGTAACCATAGCCGGACGCGACGCCGAGTGGGCATCCGGCAAAGCCGCCTACGCCGATTATTCCGACGCTTTTCCCTTCACAGCCGAGATTGCGCTTCCCCGTTCCGGCCCCGCGCCACTGATAAGCGCGCAGGATTATGCCGGACACCGCTCCAGCCTGGCCTTAACCGATGCTCCGGCGGAACACTGGGCGCCCCAGGTGGCAGAGATAAAAGCCGCCCGCCCCGCCCCGCTGATGAGCGCGGTGGATTCCGAGGCCAAAGTCGTGCGCATGGTCCCCGCCGGCGAGCCGCTTCTGGCGGTGGGCTACCGCAAGAACTGGTACCGTCTTGACGACGGCCTCTGGATATCCGCAGACGCCGTCACCGGCAGATAA
- a CDS encoding NYN domain-containing protein, with amino-acid sequence MKGMMFIDGEYFYQSYQTAYGKTPRVDLSDMIKALAAETGIELIRAYYYNAKPPIFSDDELREETLKACGAAEQKLKAHSRAWSDMDHARQGMAWGRLMELSRERLAGVGEWPPNEHEFWHILSAEDVLAKSRYECERERLKFYEALRFRGIKVKLTNLRRDPRGKGAYVQKGVDVFLVSDMLALCYQNAYDTAIILTGDADFVQMVEAVQATGKKVYLAGFKIGQSWELRQTCDGFLDLDKTIQKLAPREPVHS; translated from the coding sequence ATGAAAGGCATGATGTTTATTGACGGCGAGTATTTTTACCAGTCCTATCAGACCGCGTATGGCAAAACCCCCCGCGTGGACCTCTCCGACATGATAAAGGCCCTTGCCGCCGAGACCGGCATTGAGCTTATCCGCGCCTATTATTACAATGCCAAGCCGCCAATATTTTCAGACGATGAACTTCGGGAGGAGACGCTAAAAGCCTGCGGCGCGGCGGAGCAGAAACTCAAAGCCCATTCACGCGCCTGGTCCGACATGGACCATGCCCGGCAAGGCATGGCCTGGGGCCGGCTGATGGAGCTTTCGCGCGAGCGGCTGGCTGGAGTAGGCGAATGGCCGCCCAACGAACACGAGTTCTGGCATATCCTCTCCGCCGAGGATGTTCTGGCCAAAAGCCGCTACGAATGCGAGCGCGAGCGTCTCAAATTCTACGAGGCGCTGCGTTTCCGCGGCATAAAGGTGAAGCTGACCAATTTGCGCCGGGACCCGCGCGGCAAAGGCGCTTATGTGCAAAAAGGCGTGGACGTGTTTCTTGTCTCCGACATGCTGGCGCTGTGCTATCAGAACGCCTACGACACCGCCATAATTCTCACCGGCGACGCCGATTTCGTCCAGATGGTGGAAGCGGTTCAGGCTACCGGCAAGAAGGTGTATCTGGCGGGCTTCAAAATCGGCCAGTCCTGGGAGCTGCGCCAGACCTGCGACGGTTTCCTTGATTTGGACAAAACCATCCAGAAGCTCGCCCCCCGCGAGCCCGTGCATTCCTGA